TCAGGGCGAGGTTGTTCCCGATGCACATGCGCGGTCCCAGCCCGAACGGCATGAACGCCTCCGGGGTGCGCCCGCCGCCCAGCCAGCGCTCGGGCACGAAGGCGTGCGGGTCCGGCCAGAACGCCGCGTGTCGTTGCAGCAGGGAGATGCACACCGACACCGACGCGCCCTCCGGCAGGTCGAAGCCCGCCACGCGCACCGGAGCGGTCGCCTGCCGGGGAACCAGCCACGCGGGCGGGTACAGGCGCAGCGTCTCCTGAATGCAGGCGTGCAGCAGCGGCAGGCGCGGGAGGTCCGCTCCCTCTGGGTCCCGTTCGCCCAGCACCTCGCGCAGTTCGGCCCGCACGCGCGCCTGAACGTCGGGGTGACGCGACAGCAGCAGCAGCAGGAACGTCAGGGTGTTCGCGGTCGTCTCGTGACCCGCCAGGAACAGCGTCATGACCTCGTCGCGCAGTTCCCGGTCGCTCAGGCCCGCGCCCTGTTCGTCGCGGGCGGCCAGCAGCAGCCCCAGCAGGTCCCCGCCGGGCGTTCCGGCCTCCTGCTCGGCGCGGCGCGCGGCGATGATCCGCGCCACGATCGCGTCCAGCGCCCGGCTGGCCGCCGCGGACCGCTGCCCGGCGGGAGTGGGCACCCAGCGCGGCAGGTCCACCACCGCCCGTGCGCGGCTGACCGTGTGATGCAGCAGGGGCGGCAACTCGGATTCCACCACGCGCAGTTCGTCGTCGGTCAGGCCGGTCCCGAACAGCACGGACGCCACGGCGCGCAGCGTGACGCGCAGCATCTCACCCCCCACCTCGACCGTCTCTCCCGTGTCGGCGGCCTTCAGCACGGCCGCGTGGGTGGGCCGGGCCGACCCCACGATGTCGTCCGCCATGCCGCTCAGCGCCGCGCGGTGAAAGGACGGCTGCATCAGGCGTCGGTGCGCGCGCCACGTCTGCCCCTCGGCGGTCAGGAGGCCCGTGCCCAGGAAGTCCTGCATCTTCTGAATGCCGCGCCCCTTGCGGAAACTCGCGGCCTGCGTGACGAGCACCTCGCGCGCCGCGTCCGGGTGCGTGACGACCAGCACGTCCCGCGGGCCGATCCGCAGCGTGAACGCGTCGCCGTACGCGGCGCGCAGGTGGCGCAGGTATCCCAGCGGGTCGCGGCGCAGGTTCAGTGCGGAACGCAGCGGCGAGGTGCGGGGGCGGGGCGGCAGGGGAGAGGGGGCAGTCACGGTGTCACTCAGTCTGACACTGTGTCAGTCGTCGCGCATGTCAGGCCCGGCGCGCACCGTCACTTGCGGCAGGTCAGATCCACCCGGAAGCTGGGGTCAGCGACGGTGAAGCGCGGCTTGACATCCGAACTCGTCTCGTTCAGCACCTCGAACAGGAATTTCGTGGGTGCCGACGCGGCGCCGTTCTGATCCTCGGGGAAGATGCGGAACTCGAACACGGTGCCGGTGCCCTGCGGCAGCTTCGCGTACGTCTTGTCCTGCCACGCGGTGACGCTCATCTTCGCCCAGCTGTTGCCGTCGGCGAAGATCAGGTTGATGGCGTTGTTGTACCGGATACCGGCATCGTTCATTTTCAGTGTCTGGGTGGTGCCGTTTTTCACCTCGACGGTCACGCCGTACCCGCCGTCGGAGATCGGCTGGACTTTCGTGACCCGCATCCGCCAGATGCCGTTGAACAGCCACTCGTTCAGGCAGCCGGACACGCTGGCTTTCGCGTTCGCGCCGCCCTGCGCCGCCAGGGCCTTCTGAAGGTCCGCCAGTTTGATGTACGTCACGCCGCCGATGACGCTGGTGCTCAGGGTGGTGGGTTGCCCGTTCAGGGTGAGCGTGACGGGTGCGGCGGCGGCAGTGGTGAGGGCAGTCAGGCCCAGCAGGGTCGTGAGGTGACGCATGGTGTTCTCCTTGAAGACGCCGGGAACTGAAGCTGGGGCGTCTGTGAGGACAGGGTGCGCCGCGCGCCGTTTCTGGGGCGTTTCACTTTCACCCGCGCCCGGTGGTTCGGCTCGGGGAAGCACGCGGGGATCCGCCGGGGCGCCGGATGCAGGAGCGTGTCCAACCACACCGCACATCCCTAACGAGCGTTTGTTAGACTGAGGGCAACAATGACCCAGCCTGACACCAGCGCCCCTCCGGCGCCCCCCATTCAGACCCCCTGGGCCGACGCCCTGGCCCGCCTGGACACCGACCGCGCCCGCGTCCACGCCGGTGGCGGCGCCAAGGCCCAGCAGCGCCAGCACGACAAGAACCGCCTGACTGCCCGCGAACGCATCCGCCAGCTGATCGACGATCAGACCCCCTTCGACGAACTCATGACCTTCGCCGGATGGGAGATGTACCAGGACGTCGGCGGCTGCCCCAGCGGCGGGACCGTCACCGGCATCGGCCAGATCCAGGGCC
The Deinococcus sedimenti DNA segment above includes these coding regions:
- a CDS encoding cytochrome P450 encodes the protein MTAPSPLPPRPRTSPLRSALNLRRDPLGYLRHLRAAYGDAFTLRIGPRDVLVVTHPDAAREVLVTQAASFRKGRGIQKMQDFLGTGLLTAEGQTWRAHRRLMQPSFHRAALSGMADDIVGSARPTHAAVLKAADTGETVEVGGEMLRVTLRAVASVLFGTGLTDDELRVVESELPPLLHHTVSRARAVVDLPRWVPTPAGQRSAAASRALDAIVARIIAARRAEQEAGTPGGDLLGLLLAARDEQGAGLSDRELRDEVMTLFLAGHETTANTLTFLLLLLSRHPDVQARVRAELREVLGERDPEGADLPRLPLLHACIQETLRLYPPAWLVPRQATAPVRVAGFDLPEGASVSVCISLLQRHAAFWPDPHAFVPERWLGGGRTPEAFMPFGLGPRMCIGNNLALMEAGLIAALLLRDVTVTVPDGGPAGLHASVTLRPDGPVNAVFRR